From one uncultured Paludibacter sp. genomic stretch:
- a CDS encoding AMP-dependent synthetase and ligase: MEVTRIFDILDNYLEKYPNQEVALAYKKDRKWNKISIDEYVEATNNASYGLLALGVKKGDKVGIVSGNRPEWNMLDFGAMQIGAVSVPIYPTISQDDYKHILNHAEIKVIFIEGKDLRARLEPILPTVKTLKEIYTFDNEGSKYKVLSELIELGKNNPKPEKLTQLKAEIKPGDLATIIYTSGTTGVQKGVMLSHSNLVNQILNLCEIPAKWSKIALSFLPLCHAYERMMVYLYQYLGMSVYYAESLGTIAENIKEINPTMMTCVPRLLEKIYDKLYLAGKNLSFVQKNLYYWAFKLAKRYQLEGMSFFDKIQLKLADKLIYSKWRAAIGGNFDIVVSGGSAIPSHIASFFSAIGMPVFEGYGLSETSPVIAVSQRGKNGRKFGTVGLPLPGVEVKLGERDEIICRGHNVMLGYYRDPKLTAEVIDKDGWFHTGDTGKFTPEGQLIITGRLKSIFKTSFGKYVNPQAVEEKFKESPFIENMIVLGENKKFAAALISPEFNYLRSWCKKRNINETYMPDEELLKLPEVKKRFSEEVKKYNQYFGDYEQVKKYELVPDTWTPEAGFLSPTLKIKREVLVNYYADKINKLFD; encoded by the coding sequence ATGGAAGTAACAAGAATATTTGACATTTTGGATAATTATTTAGAAAAATATCCAAATCAGGAGGTGGCATTGGCTTATAAAAAAGACCGAAAATGGAACAAAATAAGTATTGACGAATATGTAGAAGCGACTAATAATGCAAGTTATGGCTTACTTGCACTGGGAGTTAAAAAAGGAGATAAAGTAGGAATTGTAAGCGGAAATCGTCCAGAATGGAATATGCTTGATTTTGGCGCTATGCAAATTGGGGCTGTTTCTGTACCTATTTATCCTACAATTAGTCAGGATGATTATAAACATATTCTAAATCATGCCGAAATAAAAGTCATTTTTATTGAAGGAAAAGATTTAAGAGCAAGACTGGAGCCAATTTTGCCAACAGTAAAAACGTTGAAAGAAATCTACACTTTTGATAATGAGGGTTCAAAATATAAAGTGCTCTCAGAATTAATAGAGTTAGGTAAAAACAATCCAAAGCCAGAGAAATTAACTCAATTGAAAGCCGAAATAAAACCGGGCGATTTAGCAACAATTATTTATACCTCAGGAACTACCGGAGTGCAAAAAGGAGTTATGTTGTCTCATAGTAATCTTGTCAATCAAATACTAAACCTATGTGAGATTCCAGCTAAATGGAGTAAAATAGCTTTAAGTTTTTTGCCGCTTTGCCATGCTTACGAACGTATGATGGTTTATCTGTATCAATATCTTGGAATGTCTGTTTATTATGCGGAAAGTTTAGGAACAATAGCTGAAAATATTAAGGAAATAAATCCTACTATGATGACTTGTGTGCCGCGTTTGCTTGAAAAAATTTATGATAAACTGTATTTGGCAGGGAAAAACCTTTCTTTCGTTCAGAAAAATCTTTATTATTGGGCTTTTAAATTAGCTAAACGATATCAGTTGGAAGGAATGAGTTTTTTTGATAAAATACAATTAAAACTTGCAGATAAACTGATTTATTCCAAATGGAGAGCTGCTATTGGAGGAAACTTTGATATTGTTGTTTCAGGAGGATCGGCTATTCCGAGTCATATAGCATCATTTTTTTCTGCTATTGGAATGCCGGTATTTGAAGGTTACGGACTAAGTGAAACTTCGCCGGTAATTGCAGTAAGTCAACGGGGAAAAAACGGCAGAAAATTTGGTACAGTTGGACTTCCATTGCCTGGAGTAGAAGTGAAACTTGGTGAACGGGATGAAATAATATGTCGTGGGCATAACGTTATGTTGGGTTATTATCGTGACCCAAAGTTAACCGCTGAAGTAATTGATAAAGATGGTTGGTTCCATACAGGCGATACCGGAAAATTTACTCCGGAAGGACAGTTAATTATAACGGGAAGATTGAAGAGTATTTTCAAAACATCGTTTGGAAAATATGTAAATCCACAAGCGGTTGAAGAAAAATTTAAAGAATCACCCTTTATTGAAAATATGATTGTATTAGGTGAAAATAAAAAATTTGCAGCAGCGCTTATTTCTCCTGAATTTAATTATTTACGCTCTTGGTGTAAAAAACGAAATATAAATGAAACCTACATGCCTGATGAAGAATTATTAAAGCTACCTGAAGTCAAAAAACGTTTTAGTGAAGAAGTAAAAAAATACAATCAATATTTTGGAGATTATGAGCAAGTGAAAAAATATGAACTTGTTCCAGACACATGGACACCGGAAGCAGGGTTTCTCTCACCCACACTAAAAATAAAGCGAGAAGTATTGGTAAATTATTACGCAGATAAAATAAATAAACTATTCGATTAA
- a CDS encoding Glycogen synthase (UDP-glucose), with product MKHKKNTKILFISQEIFPYLAESEIANQGRYLPQAVQDRGRETRTFMPKFGSVNERRNQLHEVIRLSGMNLIIDDTDHPLIIKVASIQSARLQIYFIDNEDYFQRKNTVTDDDGNEYDDNDERTIFFVRGVMETVKKLRWTPDVIHCQGWMTALAPLYIKKAYNDDPFFKHSKVVYSIFNDDFKKPFRPAFSEKLLLEGVQKKHIATLKDNEISFETLSKLAIDFSDGVIQSSEKVNPELVKYIEEKNIKFLPYVKNEDYADDYLHFYDSL from the coding sequence ATGAAGCACAAAAAAAACACCAAAATACTTTTTATTTCGCAAGAAATATTTCCTTATTTAGCGGAATCAGAAATAGCAAATCAGGGGCGTTATTTACCTCAGGCAGTACAAGACAGAGGAAGAGAAACTCGTACATTTATGCCGAAATTCGGTTCTGTAAATGAGCGCAGAAACCAGTTACACGAGGTGATTCGTCTTTCGGGTATGAATTTGATTATAGATGATACAGATCACCCGCTGATTATTAAAGTAGCTTCTATTCAATCTGCACGCCTTCAAATATATTTTATTGATAACGAAGATTATTTTCAGCGTAAAAATACAGTAACCGACGATGACGGAAACGAATACGATGACAATGATGAACGCACGATTTTTTTTGTAAGAGGGGTGATGGAAACTGTGAAAAAACTTCGTTGGACACCTGATGTAATTCACTGTCAGGGCTGGATGACAGCTTTGGCGCCGCTATACATAAAAAAAGCGTATAACGATGATCCTTTCTTTAAACATTCAAAAGTAGTTTATTCTATTTTTAATGATGACTTTAAAAAACCATTCCGTCCTGCTTTTTCCGAAAAACTATTGTTGGAAGGAGTCCAAAAAAAACATATTGCTACACTCAAAGACAATGAAATCAGTTTTGAAACGTTATCTAAATTAGCTATTGATTTTTCTGACGGAGTAATTCAGTCCAGTGAAAAAGTAAATCCGGAGTTAGTTAAATATATAGAAGAAAAAAACATCAAGTTTCTTCCATACGTTAAAAATGAGGATTACGCTGACGATTATCTCCACTTTTACGATAGTTTATAA
- the der gene encoding GTPase Der yields the protein MGNIVAIVGRPNVGKSTLFNRLTKSRRAIVNEEAGTTRDRQYGKSEWNGREFSVIDTGGWVVNSTDIFEDEIKRQVKLAIEESDVILFLVDVLNGVTDLDVQVAQILRRANKPVILVSNKTDTYDLQYQAAEFYKLGLGDPFIVSAINGLGTGELLDELLKHFNPDTTEEIEAELPRFAVVGRPNVGKSSLINAFIGEERTIVTDIAGTTRDSIYSRFNKFGHDFYLVDTAGIRKKAKVNEDLEYYSVVRSIRAIENSDVCILMVDATRGIESQDLNIFSLIQKNKKGLVVVVNKWDLIENKEANDIKKIEKAIRERLAPFVDFPIIFTSVPEKQRILKVLDTAVNVYESKQRKIATAKLNEFFLPLIENYPPPAIKGKYIKIKYVTQLPNTQIPTFIFFANLPQYVKEPYRRFLENKLRTNWNFHGTPIQIFIRQK from the coding sequence ATGGGAAATATAGTAGCAATTGTGGGACGCCCCAACGTTGGCAAATCCACTCTTTTTAACCGACTGACAAAAAGCCGTCGCGCTATTGTAAATGAAGAAGCCGGAACCACTCGCGACCGTCAATATGGAAAAAGCGAATGGAACGGACGGGAATTTTCAGTAATAGACACAGGCGGCTGGGTTGTAAATTCCACCGATATTTTTGAAGACGAAATAAAACGCCAAGTAAAACTTGCCATTGAAGAATCAGACGTTATCCTTTTCCTGGTGGATGTATTAAACGGCGTCACCGATTTGGATGTTCAAGTAGCGCAAATTCTCCGACGTGCTAACAAACCCGTTATATTAGTTTCCAATAAAACAGACACTTACGATTTGCAGTATCAGGCTGCCGAATTCTATAAACTCGGGCTTGGCGATCCTTTTATCGTTTCGGCTATCAATGGTTTAGGCACAGGAGAATTGCTGGATGAACTTCTGAAACATTTTAATCCTGATACAACGGAAGAAATTGAAGCGGAATTGCCTCGTTTTGCAGTAGTTGGACGTCCAAATGTAGGAAAATCATCGCTTATCAATGCTTTTATCGGAGAAGAACGAACCATTGTAACAGATATTGCCGGCACTACCCGCGATAGTATTTACAGTCGTTTCAATAAATTCGGACACGATTTTTATTTGGTAGATACTGCCGGAATTCGTAAAAAAGCCAAAGTGAATGAAGACTTGGAATACTATTCTGTTGTTCGTTCTATACGAGCCATAGAAAATTCCGATGTCTGTATATTAATGGTGGATGCAACACGCGGCATTGAAAGTCAGGATTTGAATATATTTTCACTTATCCAGAAAAATAAAAAAGGATTAGTGGTAGTAGTAAATAAATGGGATTTGATTGAAAACAAAGAAGCAAACGACATTAAAAAAATAGAAAAAGCCATTAGGGAACGTTTGGCGCCGTTTGTTGATTTTCCTATTATATTTACTTCAGTACCGGAGAAACAACGTATTTTGAAGGTACTTGATACGGCAGTAAATGTATATGAAAGTAAACAGCGTAAAATTGCAACAGCCAAATTGAATGAATTTTTCCTTCCGTTGATTGAAAATTATCCTCCTCCGGCAATAAAAGGAAAATACATCAAAATAAAATATGTAACTCAATTGCCTAATACACAAATTCCAACATTTATTTTCTTTGCAAACCTGCCTCAATATGTAAAAGAACCGTACCGCAGATTTTTGGAGAATAAACTTCGTACAAATTGGAATTTTCACGGCACACCGATTCAAATTTTCATACGACAAAAATAA
- a CDS encoding conserved hypothetical protein (Evidence 4 : Unknown function but conserved in other organisms), with product MTKTITFNELRRIKDALPSGSMTKIADELGLEKETVKNYFGGSDYKVGKSVGLHIEPGPDGGIVLLDDTQILEVAQRMLNDLKS from the coding sequence ATGACAAAGACGATAACATTCAACGAGTTACGCAGAATAAAAGATGCACTGCCAAGCGGGAGTATGACCAAGATCGCTGATGAACTTGGTCTGGAAAAAGAAACGGTAAAAAATTATTTCGGCGGAAGTGATTATAAGGTAGGAAAAAGTGTTGGTCTTCATATTGAACCGGGTCCTGATGGGGGAATTGTTCTTTTAGACGACACGCAAATTTTAGAAGTAGCTCAGCGTATGTTGAATGATTTAAAATCTTAA
- a CDS encoding Capsular exopolysaccharide family protein produces MDNNIGNANMDVVNLRDLLIRYLKKWYWFLLAIIIAFILAFFYLKSTDVKYNIQTTIMLRNDDNTSGGDQMAMLESLGLFNASKSLEDEIQVINSHKIIGQAIDSLELQTEYYEKDGLKYVEKYANLPIKLVIPPYYTDTLKRKIQIYLKEKGGSYIVKFKYGNFRQTYKLSNIQEPFKTPAGELKFQVIKASKEYKKYKILVYPMKNLVASYSSKIQAGAVNKLSTNTIKISMVESNVKKAEDFLNKLVELYNLDAISDKNLIATNTARFLTDRLALITQELFTVESDVEKYKKSNSITDISSEASIYLQSSSEYGKKIADLETQLKLIQYIDGYIKNDKNQYSLIPANIGIEDQGLVSLIQTYNTAILDRMRLVKTSNENNPALIDLEEQIKALRSNIISSVNNVKSGLVISKNDVTRREMEFNSRIRAVPTQERQFLEIKRQQEIKQNLYLFLSQKREENALALASTAPAARTIDKAYASLAPVSPKKMMIYLVALILGLLVPFLIIYLRDLINNKIEDAKEFQKIVKAPYLGNICISREAERVVVEEGKVTPIVEMFRLIRTNLQFMTASKKSPAILVTSTISGEGKSFISINLAMSFALMKKKVILVGMDIRNPMLGEYMHIPKKNGLTVYLSDDSYQVNDIIMPSGFHNYLDVIPAGPVPPNPSELLMSSRLDELMEELRKEYDYIIVDSAPIGMVSDTYLLSRVVDNSVFVARQDYTPNDSCQLINDIYEEKRLNDMGVVLNGTPATSSYGYGYGYGYGSDYRRKQSQKAAPKITFGDKVNDLFYKIFKK; encoded by the coding sequence ATGGACAACAATATCGGAAATGCTAACATGGATGTAGTAAACCTTAGAGATTTACTGATAAGATATTTGAAGAAATGGTATTGGTTTTTATTGGCTATTATTATAGCCTTTATTTTGGCCTTTTTTTACTTGAAATCTACAGATGTAAAATATAATATCCAGACCACCATAATGCTGAGGAATGATGATAATACGTCAGGAGGAGATCAAATGGCAATGTTGGAAAGTTTAGGGTTATTTAATGCCTCTAAATCTCTTGAAGATGAAATACAAGTTATAAATTCTCATAAAATAATAGGGCAAGCTATAGATTCTTTAGAACTACAAACAGAGTATTATGAAAAGGATGGATTAAAATATGTGGAAAAATATGCAAATTTACCTATAAAATTAGTGATACCTCCTTACTATACCGATACCCTGAAACGGAAGATTCAAATTTACTTAAAAGAAAAAGGTGGGAGTTATATTGTTAAATTTAAATATGGAAATTTTAGACAAACATATAAACTCTCAAATATACAGGAGCCATTTAAAACTCCCGCAGGGGAACTGAAATTCCAAGTAATAAAAGCTTCAAAAGAATACAAGAAATATAAAATTCTGGTTTATCCTATGAAAAATCTTGTTGCAAGTTATAGTAGCAAGATTCAGGCGGGGGCTGTGAATAAACTTTCTACCAATACTATAAAAATTTCGATGGTAGAATCTAATGTGAAGAAAGCAGAAGATTTTTTAAATAAATTAGTAGAATTATATAATTTAGATGCTATTTCAGATAAAAATCTTATAGCAACTAATACTGCACGATTTTTAACTGATAGGTTGGCGCTCATCACGCAGGAATTATTTACTGTTGAATCGGATGTGGAAAAATATAAAAAGAGCAATAGTATTACAGATATTTCTTCTGAAGCAAGCATATATTTACAATCATCAAGTGAATATGGTAAAAAAATAGCCGACTTAGAAACACAGCTCAAATTGATACAATATATAGATGGATATATAAAAAATGATAAAAATCAATATAGTTTAATTCCGGCAAACATAGGAATTGAAGATCAGGGATTAGTAAGTCTTATTCAAACATATAATACCGCTATTTTAGATAGAATGAGATTAGTAAAAACCTCGAATGAAAATAACCCCGCTCTTATTGATTTGGAAGAACAAATTAAGGCTTTGCGTTCAAATATAATTTCAAGTGTGAATAATGTAAAAAGCGGATTGGTAATTTCAAAGAATGATGTAACTAGAAGAGAAATGGAGTTTAATTCAAGAATAAGAGCGGTTCCTACTCAAGAAAGACAATTCCTTGAAATTAAACGCCAACAGGAAATAAAACAGAATCTATATCTGTTCTTGTCGCAAAAAAGAGAAGAAAATGCATTAGCACTTGCCAGTACGGCTCCTGCTGCTCGCACGATTGATAAAGCTTATGCTTCACTCGCACCTGTATCTCCTAAAAAAATGATGATATATTTAGTTGCTTTAATTTTAGGACTTTTAGTGCCATTTTTAATTATTTACTTAAGGGATTTGATAAATAATAAAATTGAAGACGCAAAAGAATTCCAGAAAATTGTTAAAGCGCCATATTTAGGTAACATATGCATTAGTCGTGAAGCAGAAAGAGTTGTGGTAGAAGAAGGCAAGGTAACTCCAATTGTGGAAATGTTTCGTCTTATAAGAACAAATCTACAGTTTATGACGGCGTCTAAGAAGTCTCCGGCGATATTAGTAACTTCTACTATTAGTGGAGAAGGTAAATCATTTATTTCCATAAATTTAGCTATGTCTTTTGCTTTAATGAAAAAGAAAGTAATTTTGGTTGGAATGGATATACGTAATCCAATGTTAGGCGAGTATATGCATATTCCTAAAAAGAATGGTTTAACTGTTTATTTATCAGACGACTCCTATCAGGTAAATGATATAATTATGCCTTCGGGATTTCATAACTATTTAGATGTGATTCCGGCAGGACCCGTTCCTCCCAATCCTTCAGAATTATTAATGAGTTCACGACTGGATGAATTAATGGAAGAATTAAGAAAAGAATATGATTATATTATTGTGGATTCTGCACCAATTGGTATGGTATCAGATACATATTTGTTAAGTAGGGTAGTAGATAATAGTGTGTTTGTTGCAAGACAAGATTACACTCCCAACGATTCTTGTCAACTAATTAATGATATATATGAAGAAAAGAGGTTGAATGATATGGGTGTAGTATTAAACGGTACGCCTGCCACTTCAAGTTATGGTTATGGTTACGGTTATGGTTACGGTTCTGATTATCGAAGAAAACAAAGCCAAAAAGCTGCTCCGAAAATAACCTTTGGAGATAAGGTGAATGATCTCTTCTATAAAATTTTCAAGAAATAA
- a CDS encoding Peptidase M20, with protein MTTQKYIQENLPRFLDELFNLIRIPSISSHSDKQPEIKKCAEHWKNLLLQAGIDNAEVLSTNGNPVVFGSKIINKTFPTVLVYGHYDVMPAEPLELWETPPFEPEVRNGKIFARGADDDKGQSFMHAKAFEYLVNTNQLNCNVKFLLEGEEEIGSPSLEDFCKKNKKMLQCDTVLVSDTSMLAADKPSITTGLRGLAYWQIEVTSGNRDLHSGIFGGAVANPIMELSKMLAQLIDKDGRITIPHFYDDVEKISKKEKGLIKQIPFDEKEYKENLNIQFVHGEKGYSTIERTGTRPAMDICGIWGGYTGEGSKTVLPAKAYAKLSARLVPHQKYDKIAQLVEKYLYKIAPKYIDVKVSTLHGAESYVCPIDSKEYKAAEKAYEKVFGKKPLPVRRGGSIGVVPVFEKTLKVKPILMGFGLESDAIHSPNENFPIELFQKGIETIVEFYKEYTK; from the coding sequence ATGACTACACAAAAATATATCCAAGAGAATCTTCCTCGTTTTTTAGATGAATTATTTAATTTAATACGCATTCCAAGTATCAGTTCTCACTCAGATAAACAACCTGAAATCAAAAAATGTGCCGAACATTGGAAAAATCTTTTACTACAAGCAGGGATTGATAATGCAGAAGTTCTTTCAACGAATGGAAATCCTGTAGTTTTCGGTTCAAAAATTATAAATAAAACGTTTCCTACTGTTTTAGTTTACGGACATTACGATGTAATGCCGGCAGAACCTCTTGAACTTTGGGAGACGCCGCCATTTGAACCGGAAGTAAGAAATGGAAAAATTTTTGCACGCGGAGCCGATGATGACAAAGGACAATCATTTATGCACGCCAAAGCATTTGAATACCTCGTAAACACAAATCAATTAAATTGCAATGTAAAATTTCTATTGGAAGGCGAAGAAGAAATCGGCTCGCCGAGTTTGGAGGATTTTTGTAAGAAAAATAAAAAAATGCTGCAATGCGATACCGTTTTAGTTTCCGACACAAGTATGCTTGCCGCAGATAAACCCAGTATTACTACCGGACTTCGAGGTTTAGCTTACTGGCAAATTGAAGTAACATCGGGCAACAGAGATTTACATTCCGGAATTTTTGGCGGCGCTGTTGCAAACCCAATTATGGAACTTTCAAAAATGCTAGCGCAATTAATTGATAAAGATGGAAGAATTACTATTCCCCATTTTTACGATGATGTGGAAAAAATTTCCAAAAAAGAAAAAGGACTGATAAAACAAATTCCTTTTGATGAAAAAGAATACAAAGAAAATTTGAATATTCAATTTGTTCACGGCGAAAAAGGATATTCCACCATAGAACGTACCGGAACTCGTCCCGCCATGGATATTTGTGGAATTTGGGGCGGTTACACCGGCGAAGGCAGTAAAACTGTGCTTCCCGCTAAAGCTTACGCAAAACTTTCGGCGCGTTTGGTTCCACATCAAAAATATGATAAAATTGCCCAATTGGTAGAAAAATATCTGTACAAAATCGCCCCAAAATACATTGATGTAAAAGTTTCTACACTTCACGGAGCAGAAAGTTATGTTTGCCCAATAGACTCAAAAGAATATAAAGCAGCAGAAAAAGCTTATGAAAAAGTTTTTGGTAAAAAACCTCTTCCTGTTCGCAGAGGAGGAAGTATTGGAGTGGTTCCCGTTTTTGAAAAAACACTGAAAGTAAAACCTATTTTAATGGGATTTGGATTGGAATCCGACGCTATTCATTCCCCTAATGAGAATTTTCCGATTGAACTTTTCCAAAAAGGAATAGAAACCATTGTGGAATTTTATAAAGAATATACAAAATGA
- a CDS encoding conserved hypothetical protein (Evidence 4 : Unknown function but conserved in other organisms) produces MKFNSFFVLFIILSFGFVSCVGDMTTDLVKEIQPTGDQITIKTDTFHISTETQLVESIISRPDSFLLGSFKDDVYGNTKADILTQFYYPVNYKYMDSSLADTEPDSVVLTLNYYAGSYFGESNSPIEFSVYELKDSLKYSENYKTDINPSSWVDFSKSLGTYVETVDSTSEDSRTGLNSVRIKLSEEFLHRFFSSDDAIFQSDAKFLDFFKGLYITTTLGSATLINVNNVQMNLYCHYTYKSTNEKVNFTLNFSATEEIKRVNRIQHPNRNAALLADADLNYVCAPANYYTRLRIPIGRMRDRVKVTGKRLVVNSSILTVNVADKDSMGTSLPYVENMLLIKEDKMNDFFANKELPSDTVAFVSSLSKSATSATTYKYYYKFSSLANLILDEITNTSHDELNLLLIPVKLKYDSSSSSIIEVIPSNSMEAAAVYSGKNSRVPMKMEVIFSGF; encoded by the coding sequence ATGAAGTTCAATTCTTTTTTCGTCTTATTTATTATCCTTTCTTTTGGGTTTGTATCTTGTGTAGGCGATATGACTACCGATTTAGTAAAAGAAATTCAACCTACGGGAGATCAAATAACCATAAAAACCGATACGTTTCATATTTCCACAGAAACACAATTGGTGGAATCAATCATTTCCCGTCCCGATTCATTTTTACTCGGTTCTTTTAAGGATGATGTATATGGAAATACAAAAGCCGATATTTTGACGCAATTTTATTATCCGGTGAATTATAAATATATGGATTCTTCCCTTGCTGATACAGAACCAGACTCCGTAGTGCTTACTTTAAACTATTATGCTGGTTCTTATTTTGGAGAATCCAATTCCCCTATAGAATTTAGTGTATACGAGTTAAAAGACTCATTAAAATACAGTGAAAATTACAAAACAGATATTAATCCTTCATCTTGGGTTGATTTCTCAAAATCATTAGGAACTTACGTTGAAACTGTAGACAGCACTTCCGAAGATTCAAGAACCGGATTAAATTCGGTACGCATTAAACTTTCTGAGGAATTTCTTCATCGTTTTTTCAGTAGTGATGATGCGATATTCCAAAGTGATGCAAAGTTTCTCGATTTTTTCAAAGGATTGTATATAACAACCACACTGGGTAGCGCTACTTTGATAAATGTAAATAATGTACAGATGAATTTATACTGCCATTATACTTATAAAAGTACTAACGAGAAAGTGAATTTTACGCTTAATTTTTCCGCTACGGAAGAAATAAAACGTGTAAACAGAATTCAGCATCCCAATAGAAATGCAGCATTATTGGCGGATGCTGATTTAAATTATGTTTGTGCTCCTGCAAATTATTATACACGCTTACGTATTCCTATAGGTAGAATGCGAGACAGAGTGAAAGTGACCGGGAAAAGATTAGTGGTAAACAGTTCAATATTAACTGTAAACGTAGCAGATAAAGATTCTATGGGAACGAGTTTACCTTATGTTGAAAATATGCTGTTAATAAAAGAAGATAAAATGAATGATTTCTTTGCCAATAAAGAATTACCCTCCGATACGGTTGCATTTGTTTCATCTTTAAGTAAATCGGCAACTTCTGCCACTACTTACAAGTATTATTACAAATTTAGCTCTTTAGCAAACTTAATTTTAGATGAAATAACAAATACCTCACACGATGAGTTGAACTTGCTATTAATTCCTGTAAAATTAAAATACGACTCCTCTAGTTCTTCAATAATAGAAGTAATACCAAGCAACAGTATGGAAGCTGCTGCAGTTTACAGTGGAAAAAATAGTCGTGTTCCAATGAAAATGGAAGTGATCTTTAGCGGATTCTAA
- a CDS encoding hypothetical protein (Evidence 5 : Unknown function) produces MLHIHFLFNLPVLSQNSTVGKNIFGCKDSENESIWQYESLRML; encoded by the coding sequence TTGTTACACATTCATTTTTTATTCAATCTGCCCGTTTTATCTCAAAACAGTACAGTGGGTAAAAATATTTTCGGGTGCAAAGATAGTGAAAATGAGTCAATTTGGCAATATGAAAGTTTGCGAATGCTTTAA
- a CDS encoding conserved exported hypothetical protein (Evidence 4 : Unknown function but conserved in other organisms): MKNKFIVVYFFSVALIFAGCSSQKDLAYFNKVNKSSADSINLLFKANHETKITVGDLVSIVVSGADPKAVVPFNSPVISYYSPNSENIYSQPILQPYLVDVDGNINFPQLGKIKLLGLKKSEAIDLITEKLEPYLKNPIVTIGFVNYKITVLGEVLRPGQYTVNNERITVLDALGLAGDMTIYGKRNNVLITRENNGKLEFARLDLNSDEVFKSPYYYLQQNDVIYVQPNGAKAIASQNVPLYISAASTLITLTTLIFTIAKK; the protein is encoded by the coding sequence ATGAAAAATAAATTTATAGTTGTTTACTTTTTTTCTGTGGCATTAATTTTTGCCGGTTGTAGCTCACAAAAAGATTTAGCTTATTTCAATAAAGTTAATAAATCTTCTGCCGATTCAATAAATTTGCTATTTAAAGCTAATCATGAAACAAAAATTACAGTGGGAGATCTAGTTTCGATAGTCGTATCCGGCGCAGATCCAAAAGCCGTAGTCCCTTTTAACTCGCCTGTAATTTCCTATTACTCTCCAAATTCTGAAAATATTTACAGCCAACCAATATTGCAACCCTATCTTGTAGATGTTGATGGCAATATAAACTTTCCTCAATTAGGAAAAATTAAACTACTTGGCTTAAAGAAATCGGAAGCTATTGATTTAATTACTGAGAAGTTAGAACCTTATTTAAAAAATCCAATAGTAACAATAGGTTTTGTTAATTACAAGATTACAGTGTTGGGTGAAGTACTTCGTCCTGGGCAATATACCGTTAATAATGAAAGAATAACGGTGTTAGATGCTCTTGGATTAGCTGGAGATATGACCATTTACGGTAAAAGAAATAATGTATTAATAACACGCGAAAATAATGGGAAGTTAGAATTTGCAAGATTGGATTTGAACTCGGATGAAGTATTTAAATCTCCGTATTACTATTTGCAACAAAACGACGTTATTTATGTGCAACCTAATGGAGCAAAAGCAATTGCTTCTCAAAATGTACCTCTCTATATTTCAGCAGCTTCAACTCTAATAACACTGACTACATTAATATTTACAATTGCTAAAAAGTAA